Below is a window of Cytophaga hutchinsonii ATCC 33406 DNA.
AACTTCCATTTTCTTACCAACGAAGATATCAAAGTCACGGATTGGTTTAACATCAATCTGAGAACCTGGCAAGAAAGCTTCAACGCCGAATAAATCAACGATCAAACCACCTTTAGTTCTTCTCTTAACAAGCGCTTCAATAATGATATCATTATCAAGAGCACCTTGAATATTTTCCCAAGCCTTAACAATACGGGCTTTACGACGGGATAATACTAATTGTCCGGATGCGTTTTCCTGATCTTCAACAAATACATCGTATACTTCACCAACTTTAACGCCGCCATCTACATCACGGAATTCAGAAAGTGGAATAAGACCATCTGATTTAAAACCAATGTTAATGATAACATCACGTTCAGTAACACCAACAACGGTACCACTTAACACTTGTTTCTCAGTAACCTCGCTTAATGTACCTTCATACAAAGAAGCAATTTTTTCTTTTTCAGCAGCAGTGTAACCACCACCGAAACCTTTGTCACCAACTAAGTCCCAGTTAAAATCTTCTGGTTTTGGAGTAAGCATAATATTCACCCTATTGTACATCAGCCTACGGGCAAGAGACTGAAATTTGTTTGTTTTCTGCTAAAAGCAGTCCGTTTCACCTGAAACGGACTGCAAATGTACGGATTAATTGTTTTTATACCAAGGATTTAGGTTGGGTTTTAAGTGATAAGTTTTATGTTTTATGGGAAGATGGTTGCAAAACCAATCATTTAGCCATGATTTCGTACTTAAATTTGGCTAACATATATAAAAATATTGGATTATTACAAAACATTACAAGAATGGGCACAGCAATAAAGAAACAACTGCTGATATGATAAAGAATTTAAGTTATTTATTCTATTTCATTCAAACACGAATTGTAATCTATTTCGTATCTTTTGAATGAAACGATGCATTCCTTTGATTCTTTAAAGGGATCAATGCGAATTGTTTCAACATTTTTATAAACTAAGAACCATATGGGATAATAATAGAGCTTGTGCGTAGCTGCACCAGTTCCTGAAAACCCGGATACCATAACGGTTTCAACTTTATATCTACCTAAACGATCTGAAGCAATCGGCTTCTCAAGTACTCCACCAAAAGCATTAAAAAAAGAATAAACAAGAGAAAAGCAAAGTAATAAAATGACGAGTATTACAGAAATGGTTTTTCTATAAAAATATTCTAGCAACTTGATTGCATACGCATACACAACTGAAAGGATACAGAAAGCACATACAACATACAGCCAATTGGTAATAATAATGTATCCTGAAAGTCTTGAGACCAATAACAACAGAGAAATAACGACTATTTTTTTTATTGTTTTTATATCAAAAACCCTAAATAGATAAAAACCCGTAATTGGAAAAAGCATTATGAGAAATAAATAGCTCGCATCAATCAAATTAAAGATTTCCATCGCATAATATTTTTGTTGTGATCAGTCGCAGTGACGAATTGAAAAATTTTAGAATTTTAAAAATAACATTAAATTGACCGGTGAACATTGCCAGATATACCCATGATGCATTACCCTAACCCATGGCTGAAGCCATGGGCCAATTCATAATTCATAATTCATAATTATCAACCTACACTCCTGCCCGCTTGATAAACGCCAGCCGGTGCGTGTAGATACGCTTTTCGGCATGTACAATCCCCTGCTCATCGATCAGATCCAGGCGGACCTGTCCGGATGCATGAATGATCTTATTGCCGTTAAGCATGATGCCTACGTGTGTGATCTTGTCAAATTCATTTTTGAAGAATGCCAGATCGCCCTGCTGGTAATGTTCATACGGCACAGTGATCCCGATCTCTGCCTGCTGATACGCATCTCTTGGTAAGGGAATGGAATACATGCGGTAGATCTGTTGTACAAAGCCCGAACAGTCGATCCCGAAATGACAACGGCCGCCCCACAGATACGGCGCACCTAAATACAGCATAGCCGTCTGTTCCAGCTTCTTTGCATTGAAGGGCTCAGCATAACCAACATCGCCTTCTA
It encodes the following:
- a CDS encoding NlpC/P60 family protein, with product MKQYGICHLSVVPMRVEAGDRHEMSSQLLFGDFFEIVNQSEDGKWKYIQNDFDGYKGWIDAKQYLPVDEEYIHKLSQTPPVFCKSLYALAKSETRFFPLLMGSTLPLYKNGIISVGDEPFILEGDVGYAEPFNAKKLEQTAMLYLGAPYLWGGRCHFGIDCSGFVQQIYRMYSIPLPRDAYQQAEIGITVPYEHYQQGDLAFFKNEFDKITHVGIMLNGNKIIHASGQVRLDLIDEQGIVHAEKRIYTHRLAFIKRAGV